In Ascaphus truei isolate aAscTru1 chromosome 12, aAscTru1.hap1, whole genome shotgun sequence, the following are encoded in one genomic region:
- the FTH1 gene encoding ferritin heavy chain encodes MSASQVRQNFHQDCEAALNRQVNLELYASYVYLSMSYYFDRDDVALRNFAKYFLHQSHEEREHAEKLMKLQNQRGGRIFLQDVRKPDRDEWGSGLEALECALQLEKNVNQSLLDLHKVSTDRNDPHLCDFLETHYLDEQVKSIKELGDYVTNLRRLGAPGNGMAEYLFDKHTLGEHHD; translated from the exons ATGAGCGCCTCCCAGGTACGACAGAACTTCCACCAGGACTGCGAAGCCGCGCTCAACCGGCAGGTCAACCTGGAGCTGTACGCGTCCTATGTGTACCTGTCTATG tcctACTACTTTGACCGCGATGATGTTGCACTTAGAAACTTTGCGAAGTACTTCCTGCACCAGTCCCACGAGGAGCGCGAGCACGCAGAGAAACTGATGAAGCTACAGAACCAGCGCGGGGGCCGGATCTTCCTGCAGGACGTGCGG AAGCCGGATCGTGATGAGTGGGGAAGTGGCCTTGAGGCCCTGGAGTGTGCCTTGCAGCTGGAGAAGAACGTTAACCAATCCCTGCTGGATCTGCACAAAGTGTCCACAGATCGCAACGATCCCCAT CTCTGCGACTTCTTGGAGACGCATTACCTGGATGAGCAAGTCAAATCCATCAAGGAGCTGGGAGACTACGTGACCAACCTGCGGCGGTTGGGCGCTCCGGGCAACGGCATGGCCGAATATCTGTTTGACAAACACACCCTCGGGGAGCACCACGACTGA